The DNA segment ACGTGTTCCATTTTCGGTTTAATTCATTGATTTTTAAGTAATTAAAAATAAATTAAATTTTTTAATTTCTACAATTTGCGTCAAATGGCTTGAAAACGCCAGTAAACAGGGATGGATTTACGTCAAATCTTCAAAAAAGCGAAAGAAAATGGATTCATTCATCACTATTAGGTTCAAACGAAAAACTGCCAAACGTTTTCAGAAATTTTCAAAAACACACTTTAAGACCCATTCCGAGGCAATGGAAGCCATGCTTGATTTTTTCTTCTACAATGAGATTTCCCCAAAAGAAAAGCTTGGACCCACCGGACGTACCATGGAAGCCAAACTCTTAAAAAGAATTAACGCCGTCATTGCCATAATCAGAGATATAGAAAAGACGCAGACCAAACCCACAGTGGCGATGCTTCAGTCTCTTTTTAAAATCGATGAACCTAAAAAGAAGCCCCTGATGCTGGAAAAGAAATTTACTGAAGAAAAGAAGCAAGTCCGTTTTCGGGAAAAACATAATTCAAATAACCAATTATAAATAGTTGTGCCATGTACATCACAATCACCCCTCAAAAACTAGGTAGCAAGTACGCACAAAGTTCAGCGGATTTTGTGGGGTACTTGGAAAAGGAAAACCAAGGCTTGAAGCAACAGGAAATGGAACACTTTTTTAATCAATACAGCGATGAGATACCTGCTGAGGAAGTGGTAAAAGAAATTGATGGTAATACCGCTAAGCTGAAAAAGAAGGAACCCAAATTTTATTCGATTACCGTTAGTCCCTCTAAGTATGAATTGAACCGATTGCAGAACAATAGCCAAGATTTAAAAACCTACACCCGTGAGCTGATGAAGGACTATGTCGCCAGTTTCAATCGGGAAATCAATGGACGAGCCATAACCATCGATGAAATAAAATACTATGCAAAAATTGAATACCAACGTACCTTTAAAGGAACGGATAAAGAGATACGGGAAAACCAACCCTATGCTACCAAAATAGTACAACTAAAAAATAAGATAAGAACGATAGAACAGGGAAGGAGAGAAGGAGATATTAAATGGATGGAAAAACAAATTGCCAAATTGGAACGGCAAGCACCACACCAGCAAAATGGGAAACGTATTGTCCAAGGAATGCCAAAGTCAGGAAACCAAAGTCACATCCATATTATTGTGAGCCGGAAGGATGCATCCAATACGTTCAGTCTTTCTCCAGGAAGTAAACACAAAGCTTCGGAAGTTAAAATGCACGGAAAGAAAGTAAAGCGGGGTTTTGATAGAGATACCTTTTTCGCAAAGGCGGAAAAAACTTTTGACAAGACTTTTGGCTATAAACGCAATTTTGCTGAAACCTATAAGGCGAGAAAAACCTTTGTAAAAAATACCAATGCCTATTTCAATGCTCTGATGAAACTGCCAGCAAATGAAAAAGCGTTAGCATTCAAAATCATAGGTAAAACAGGAATGCCGATTCTCCCAAATATCCCAGTTAGTCAAACACAATTAGCACTTCGGGTTTTTAAAAGACTAAGACGAGGCGCAGAAGTGGCCATAAAATCAAGTTCCATCGGAATCTAATTGATATGCAAATAGACAATCTTATAGCAATACTTTCAATTATTGGTTTGACCAGTACCGTTTTCTATGCGCTATTTCGAATAAGTAGATATGCTTTTCTTTTGAATATCATGTTACTTTCAACTTTGGTATTCTATATGTCAGATGAAAACGAATTGGTGTCGCTGATGCTTTACTTGGTTTGTCCACTTTTGCTAATTAATGCAGGGTTATACGTTTTTCTGTATAAACCTGAAAACCTACAAAATAGCGATAGAAAATATCAAGTCAGTTTTACCACGACCAAAGGGAATTTCAAACTGGATAATATCAAACGTGGTGCATCCATCATCGGGTCTGCTGGAAGTGGCAAGACCGAAAGTGTGGTTTATGGATTTTTGAAACATTTCCGAAAAGAAGGTTTTTTTGGGATTATTCACGATTATAAGGACTTTGAATTGACGGAAATGGCATACCCCCTTTTTAAAGATGGCGAGGTCCCTTTTAAGGTCATTTCCTTCGATAAAATCATCCACAGGGTAAATCCAATCGCTCCACGCTATTTAGAGGACGAGGAAAGCGTAAACGAGGTGTCAAGGGTATTAATCGAAAACCTTTTAGAGCAAAGAGAAAGCGGAACAACCGGAACTACAAAATTTTTCAATGATGCTGCCGAAGGGTTGATAGGTGGATTGATTTGGAAGCTAAGAACTACCTACCCGCAGTTTTGCACATTACCACATCTAATTGCCGTTTATCAATATCTAGATACGGACACTCTAATCCAGTTTTTAGAAACCAACACCATATCACGGGCAATGGCTGATGCTTTTATCAGCGGCAAAGATTCCGAAAGACAGACCGCTGGAGTAAAAAGCACCTTGGCCAATGCCCTTAAGCGAATTAGCACTCAACGGATCTTTATGACATTGTCCGCAGACGAAGTACCACTCAATATAAATAGTCCAGAAAATCCTTGTGTGATTTCGATTGTTAACAATCCAAAATTTGAAACTTCGTATTCGCCAGTCATCGCAACGATTATTCACACCATCACAAAGCAAATGAGCGTGCGGAACTCCAAACCTTCTTTCTTATTAATGGAAGAAGCACCGACTTTACGGTTATTAAATATGCATCGTATCCCAGCCACCTTGCGTAGTTACGATATCGCCACCATATATGTAATGCAAGACAAGATTCAGAACGATATGATGTATGGAGATAAAGCAAGTAAGGCAATTTTAAGCAACCTTTCTTATCAGTTTTTTGGAAAGGTAAACGATCCAGACACCGCCAAATATTACGAACGCTTTTTTGAAATCGTAAAAAATCCGACCAAAAGCGTAAGCCGAGGCCATAATCTGGATTTTGACACACGAATCACAACAGGGGAGAAGGAGATTCCAAAGATTAGGGCTGATGTTTTCTTTCGGTTAAAACAAGGTGAGTTTATTACTTATGCCGATGGGAAGGATAAAAAAGTACAGTTTAAATTACAGAAGATTCAGCGAGAACTTCCCGAAAAATCAAAACAATTTACGCAAGCTGATCTAGAGGCTAATTTTGAACGGGTTTATGAGGAGGCGAGGTCGATTTTTGATTCGTCGAAAGAATAATAAGGCTTTTACAACTGAATCATGGTTTTTTACAATTCGGGACTCACTGTGTCCCGAATTGAATTCACCATCAGAAATAATATGCATCCACCACTGTTCTCGCCCTAATAAAACGTGGTGGTGCAATAGGTGGTGTAAATGGTGGTGAAATCATCAGCCGATCAACACTATTAAAACAAAAGGTAATTTCACCCTTGTTAATAACTCATTAACACAATCTTCATCTCTTTCTTGGAGTTTTCATTATAATTGACAAGTTTTGTCAAATCAAATTCATCAACTCATAGTTGTCAAATGAAAAAGAATAATTCCGTTGGGGAAATATTGAGAAAGCATCGAGAAGAGAAAGGCTTATTGCTTAGACAAGTGGCAGCGCTTTTGGATATCGATACGGCTATCCTAAGTAAAATTGAGCGTGGGGAACGTAAAGCAAAGAAGGAACAGATTGTTCAATTGGCAAAAATTCTCGACTTAAATCAGGAAGATCTTATCGTTCAATACTTGAGTGAAAAGATACTCTATGAAATTCAAGATGAAGAATTAGGAGAAAAAGCTTTGAAAGTGGCTGAGCAGAAAATTAAATATAACAACACTAAGAACAAGGAAGTTTAATGGGAATCAAGTTAGAAGAATTAGCATACCAGCAAACAGCCATTAAATCGGTCGTTGATGTTTTTGATGGCACGGTCAAAAATACCTTTGACAATTCGAGTAATGAGGGTATTCGTTCCAATAGAATTTCACTTTCTGCGGAAGAAATACAGGAGAATATTAAATCGGTCATTCAGGAAAATGGAATTATCGAAGAAACTGCCAAACTTACACCCGAACGGGAATTGACCATCGAAATGGAAACCGGGACTGGAAAAACCTTGGTCTATCTAAAAACCATTTATGAGCTTTATAAACAATACGGTTTTACCAAGTTTATCATCCTGGTCCCTTCAGTAGCGATCCGTCAAGGGGTGCTCAATACGTTGGAAACTTTTGATACCCAATTAGAAGAAATATACGGGTTCACCCCTAAAGCCTTTGAGTATGATAGCAAGCGTCTGAATAAGGTGACGAATTTTATTGAGGAACAACATCCGCAAATAATGATTATGACCTTGGCTTCTTTCAATTCAGAAGACAAGATATTGAACCAAGCCCAACGTGAAGATTTGTTTG comes from the Marixanthomonas ophiurae genome and includes:
- a CDS encoding BfmA/BtgA family mobilization protein translates to MDSFITIRFKRKTAKRFQKFSKTHFKTHSEAMEAMLDFFFYNEISPKEKLGPTGRTMEAKLLKRINAVIAIIRDIEKTQTKPTVAMLQSLFKIDEPKKKPLMLEKKFTEEKKQVRFREKHNSNNQL
- the mobB gene encoding MobB family relaxase yields the protein MYITITPQKLGSKYAQSSADFVGYLEKENQGLKQQEMEHFFNQYSDEIPAEEVVKEIDGNTAKLKKKEPKFYSITVSPSKYELNRLQNNSQDLKTYTRELMKDYVASFNREINGRAITIDEIKYYAKIEYQRTFKGTDKEIRENQPYATKIVQLKNKIRTIEQGRREGDIKWMEKQIAKLERQAPHQQNGKRIVQGMPKSGNQSHIHIIVSRKDASNTFSLSPGSKHKASEVKMHGKKVKRGFDRDTFFAKAEKTFDKTFGYKRNFAETYKARKTFVKNTNAYFNALMKLPANEKALAFKIIGKTGMPILPNIPVSQTQLALRVFKRLRRGAEVAIKSSSIGI
- a CDS encoding type IV secretory system conjugative DNA transfer family protein, which encodes MQIDNLIAILSIIGLTSTVFYALFRISRYAFLLNIMLLSTLVFYMSDENELVSLMLYLVCPLLLINAGLYVFLYKPENLQNSDRKYQVSFTTTKGNFKLDNIKRGASIIGSAGSGKTESVVYGFLKHFRKEGFFGIIHDYKDFELTEMAYPLFKDGEVPFKVISFDKIIHRVNPIAPRYLEDEESVNEVSRVLIENLLEQRESGTTGTTKFFNDAAEGLIGGLIWKLRTTYPQFCTLPHLIAVYQYLDTDTLIQFLETNTISRAMADAFISGKDSERQTAGVKSTLANALKRISTQRIFMTLSADEVPLNINSPENPCVISIVNNPKFETSYSPVIATIIHTITKQMSVRNSKPSFLLMEEAPTLRLLNMHRIPATLRSYDIATIYVMQDKIQNDMMYGDKASKAILSNLSYQFFGKVNDPDTAKYYERFFEIVKNPTKSVSRGHNLDFDTRITTGEKEIPKIRADVFFRLKQGEFITYADGKDKKVQFKLQKIQRELPEKSKQFTQADLEANFERVYEEARSIFDSSKE
- a CDS encoding helix-turn-helix domain-containing protein, with the protein product MKKNNSVGEILRKHREEKGLLLRQVAALLDIDTAILSKIERGERKAKKEQIVQLAKILDLNQEDLIVQYLSEKILYEIQDEELGEKALKVAEQKIKYNNTKNKEV